A genome region from Sphingorhabdus sp. SMR4y includes the following:
- a CDS encoding DNA polymerase III subunit delta', translating to MTSYLGHDKPRKTFLQAFARDKLHHAWILAGDRGLGKSAFAQQAAHMLLNSRNPQAGFSDGQDDEAGHLLAAGSHPDFRLLRRGAKGDKEEKKARDNGLDSLEEHELARNIKVDQIRALQPLFQNQASISDYRVVVIDAADDLERAGANAILKNLEEPPKNTIFFLISHMPDRLLPTIRSRCQMLRFDPLDTEDMRHVLKAAAPKLTEEELETLVRAGEGSPGRALQYAEVGLAELEGIARQIVISGDRDNSLKSELARKLSLKAATPRYRAFLDRVPSLMAEQIKGSEIAASMENIEKWREASDLASTALPKALDNQAVIFRLGSLLGDLAKAG from the coding sequence ATGACGTCATATCTTGGTCATGACAAGCCTCGCAAAACCTTCCTTCAGGCCTTCGCCCGGGACAAGCTTCACCATGCCTGGATATTGGCGGGAGACAGAGGATTGGGCAAGTCGGCCTTTGCCCAGCAGGCGGCGCATATGCTGCTCAATTCGCGCAATCCGCAGGCGGGCTTTTCGGATGGTCAGGATGATGAAGCCGGACATCTTCTCGCTGCCGGCTCGCATCCGGACTTTCGCTTGCTGAGGCGGGGAGCCAAGGGCGACAAGGAGGAGAAAAAGGCACGGGACAATGGTCTCGATTCTCTCGAGGAACATGAACTGGCGCGCAATATCAAGGTCGACCAGATACGCGCCCTCCAGCCGCTGTTTCAGAATCAGGCATCGATTTCCGATTATCGCGTGGTCGTGATTGACGCCGCCGACGATCTCGAACGCGCAGGTGCCAATGCCATTCTGAAAAATCTCGAGGAGCCGCCGAAAAACACGATATTTTTCCTGATCAGCCATATGCCTGACCGGTTGCTGCCAACGATACGGTCGCGATGCCAGATGTTGCGCTTCGATCCCCTGGATACCGAAGACATGCGACATGTGCTGAAGGCCGCTGCGCCGAAGCTGACAGAGGAGGAGCTGGAAACGCTTGTCAGGGCCGGCGAAGGCTCTCCCGGACGGGCCCTGCAATATGCCGAGGTGGGACTCGCCGAACTGGAAGGAATCGCCCGGCAGATCGTCATATCCGGTGACAGGGATAACAGTTTGAAAAGCGAATTGGCCCGCAAGCTCTCGTTGAAGGCGGCGACCCCGCGATATCGCGCTTTTCTGGACCGGGTCCCCAGTCTCATGGCCGAGCAGATCAAGGGATCTGAAATTGCAGCCTCGATGGAGAATATTGAAAAATGGCGGGAAGCCAGCGATTTGGCCTCGACCGCGCTTCCAAAAGCGCTGGATAATCAGGCGGTGATTTTCCGCTTGGGCAGCCTGTTGGGGGATCTTGCCAAGGCCGGATGA
- the metG gene encoding methionine--tRNA ligase, which translates to MSEPFYITTAISYPNGRPHIGHAYEAIAADAIARFHRLSGRDVRLITGTDEHGLKMVQTARDAGVETIKLADEMSSYFIEMCSKLNIGHDGFRRTSEPEHHEASKALWKAMEANGDLYLDRYEGWYSVRDEAFYAEEELETGEGGEKLSPQGTPVQWTAEETWFFKLSKYQDKLLKLYEDHPEFIQPESRRNEVMRFVEGGLRDLSVSRTSFDWGVPVPGSPGHVMYVWVDALTTYMTGVGYPDTEGMFAKYWPADLHLIGKDIVRFHAVYWPAFLMSAGLPLPKQIFGHGFLLNRGEKMSKSVGNVVDPMELAERFGVDQLRYFLLADVVFGKDGTYSAEAIITKTNADLANNFGNLAQRSLSMIAKNCDGKIPSRGEPTAAELELLSQLDSCFSDVQSAMTGGLFKIDQALDVIRERLSATNIYFADQAPWALRKTDPARADTVLYHTAEAIRQLAIMLRWVMPDSCDRMLDLLAQSPDSRGFEHLGSPIEQGLDLPKPEGVFPRLEMLKDEAGA; encoded by the coding sequence ATGTCTGAACCTTTCTATATCACCACCGCAATAAGCTATCCCAATGGGCGCCCGCACATTGGCCATGCTTATGAAGCCATTGCTGCTGACGCAATTGCCCGTTTTCACCGGCTGAGCGGCCGCGATGTCCGTCTGATCACCGGTACCGACGAACATGGACTGAAAATGGTCCAGACCGCGCGGGATGCGGGCGTCGAAACGATCAAGCTTGCCGATGAAATGTCATCATATTTCATAGAGATGTGCAGCAAGCTTAATATCGGTCATGACGGATTCCGGCGAACCAGTGAACCGGAGCATCACGAGGCCAGCAAGGCATTGTGGAAGGCAATGGAAGCCAATGGCGATCTCTATCTGGATCGCTATGAAGGCTGGTATTCGGTACGCGACGAAGCCTTCTATGCAGAAGAGGAACTGGAGACAGGCGAGGGGGGCGAAAAGCTGTCGCCCCAAGGTACGCCGGTGCAATGGACTGCGGAAGAGACCTGGTTTTTCAAACTGTCCAAATATCAGGACAAGTTGCTGAAATTATATGAGGATCATCCCGAATTCATCCAGCCCGAAAGCCGGCGGAACGAAGTCATGCGCTTTGTCGAAGGTGGATTGCGAGATCTCAGTGTTTCCCGAACCAGCTTTGACTGGGGCGTTCCGGTGCCCGGATCACCGGGTCATGTGATGTATGTCTGGGTCGATGCGCTGACCACCTATATGACCGGGGTCGGCTATCCCGATACCGAGGGGATGTTCGCCAAATATTGGCCGGCCGACCTCCATCTTATCGGCAAGGATATCGTGCGCTTTCATGCAGTCTACTGGCCCGCTTTTCTGATGAGCGCCGGCCTGCCATTGCCCAAACAGATTTTCGGTCACGGCTTTTTGCTGAACCGCGGCGAGAAAATGTCGAAATCGGTCGGGAACGTCGTAGATCCGATGGAACTGGCGGAACGCTTCGGTGTCGATCAGCTCCGCTATTTCCTGCTCGCCGACGTCGTTTTCGGCAAGGACGGGACCTATTCGGCGGAAGCCATCATTACCAAGACCAATGCCGATCTGGCCAATAATTTCGGCAATCTTGCGCAGCGAAGCCTGTCGATGATTGCCAAAAATTGCGACGGGAAAATACCGTCACGTGGCGAACCCACAGCGGCGGAACTGGAATTGCTGAGCCAGCTGGACAGTTGTTTTTCGGATGTGCAATCGGCGATGACCGGCGGCCTTTTCAAAATCGATCAGGCGCTCGATGTCATTCGCGAACGGCTGAGCGCCACCAATATATACTTCGCCGACCAGGCGCCTTGGGCATTGCGCAAGACCGACCCTGCGCGCGCCGACACTGTGCTCTACCATACGGCAGAAGCGATCCGTCAACTGGCGATCATGCTGCGCTGGGTGATGCCCGACAGCTGCGACCGGATGCTCGATCTGCTGGCGCAGTCGCCGGACAGCCGCGGTTTTGAACATCTGGGCAGTCCGATAGAGCAGGGGCTCGACTTGCCGAAGCCGGAGGGGGTTTTCCCACGCCTCGAAATGCTGAAAGATGAGGCCGGAGCCTGA
- the tmk gene encoding dTMP kinase, protein MNQGRFITLEGGEGTGKSTQARAVANALEKDGLKVLLTREPGGTPAAETIRELLLTGAEEKWTIRTEALLFAAARAEHCAKLIRPALARGEWVICDRFIDSSRAYQSVSGQLSDSEILDIHRIGSEYLMPDRTFILDLPEEDALRRAAARDRGESDRIGGRDSSYHRAVMANFRKFAVDDPDRIRLIDASQSVEAVTADLVQNLDGLTA, encoded by the coding sequence GTGAACCAGGGCCGATTCATCACGCTGGAAGGCGGGGAGGGGACGGGCAAGTCGACCCAGGCAAGAGCCGTCGCAAATGCTCTCGAGAAAGACGGCCTGAAAGTTCTGCTGACCCGCGAGCCCGGGGGAACTCCAGCAGCGGAAACGATTCGCGAACTGTTGCTGACCGGTGCGGAGGAAAAGTGGACTATCCGGACCGAAGCGCTGTTGTTTGCTGCTGCGCGCGCCGAACATTGCGCCAAGTTAATTCGACCGGCGCTGGCGCGCGGCGAATGGGTGATCTGCGATCGCTTTATCGACAGCAGCAGGGCCTATCAAAGCGTTAGCGGACAGCTGAGCGACTCTGAAATCCTGGATATTCATCGTATCGGCAGTGAATATCTGATGCCGGACCGAACCTTCATCCTCGACCTGCCGGAAGAGGATGCCTTGCGCAGAGCGGCGGCGAGAGATCGCGGAGAAAGCGACCGGATCGGGGGCAGGGACAGCAGCTATCACCGAGCTGTCATGGCCAACTTCCGCAAATTTGCGGTCGACGATCCGGATCGCATCCGTTTGATTGACGCTTCGCAATCTGTAGAAGCCGTCACCGCCGATCTGGTGCAAAATCTGGACGGCTTGACGGCATGA